The window tgcgtcccttggacagcaaggagatcaaaccagtcaatcctaaaggagatcaaccctgaatactcattggaaggtctgatgctaagctgaagctctaatactttggccacctgatgcaaagaactgactcattggaaaagaccctgaggctaggaaagattgagggcgggaagagaaggggcaacagaggatgagatggttggatggcatcactgactcaagggacatgagtttgagccaactctgggagatagtgaaggacagggaatcctggcatgctgcagtccacggtatcacgaagagtcagacacgacatagcAAATGAACAATAGCAATGCTCTATAGTTAACCAAAAACAGTAAGCGGAGCTGTAGTTACTGACACAAGATATCTATGAAATTTGCCCAGGGACAAAGCAATGTGAATATTAGTTATCTCATTAATGGAAAAAACTGATTGTGTGTGGGTGTAGGTACATAGAAATGtgcatgtatgtttatatatacacacacatacccaatGGGCTACAGGAACTGCCAGAAGGCAGATTCACTTTTCCCTACATATTTTGTatgtgcttaaattttttttaatctgcaaatATCCTATGGCCCAATAAGTTTATATTTATAGATACTGGGAGTTAGGacttgcacattaaaaaaaaattgaagtacagctgatttacaacaCTGCATTAGCTTCATGcgtgtagcaaagtgattcaactatacacatgtatgtgtgtgtattctgtttttattcttttcccttataggttatcaaagatactgaatatagttccctgtgctgtacagtaaatccttgttgtctGTACTGCCTTAATTTTGACAagtaaatattgattttttattttaaaattaaagaaaatcattttcaTAGTATTACTGTTCTATTGTCCTTCCAACATAATGCTTATAAAATACCACTTCTCAAGATTATTCCCAGTGAGAAGTGCAGAGCAAAAGAAGTCTCTGTGACAACTTACCCAGAAGTCCTCCCCTGGGTAGGGTCTTCGGCAGATGGTGCACGTGGCAGAGGCAAGGGATCCATGAGCTTCAACGAGCTTTGAGGCAGGGATGCCAGATGCTGAAATTCAAACTGAAGGTAAGTGCTGCTGCCTCTGGGGTGGGGACACAAGCCCCCCAGTGTCACCTCTGGGCATGGCAGGCCCCCAGGAGAAGCCTCAGCCCTCTGTGGAAGCCTTACCTCTATAACCCACAGACAAAAGCCTGCTGATCAGAATAAGCTCCGTGATGAGGCTCTGACAAGGAGGCAAATCACAGTTAAAACAAAGTCTAATATCACGTGGAAAAAATTATCAACATAGctcataagtgtgtgtgtgtgtgtgtgtgagttgctcagttgtgtctggtactttttgcaaccccatggactatagcccaccaggcgcctctgtccattggatttcccaggcaagaatactggagtgggctgctattcccttctccaggggactgtcccaactcaaggatcaaacccagtctcctgcatggcaggcagattcttcaccatctgagccaccagggaagcccatgaaaagatactcagcatcactcatAACTAAAAaactgcaaaccaaaactacaatgagataccacctcacaccagtcagaatggccatcatcaaaaaaatctacaaaccataaatgctggagaggatgtgggggaAAGGGCACCCTCTTACACAGTTGGAGGGAATGtacattgatacagccactatggaaaacaatatggagattcctaaaaaactgaataaaactaccatatgacccaacagtcccactactgggcataaactcagaaaactataacTGAAAAGACACAagtacctcaatgttcactgcacCACCATCTACAAATAACTAGGACACGGAAGCGacccagatgtccatcgacaTCGAGTGGATAAAGCAGCTGTGGCACATGCAGACAGGGGAGTGCTAGCTACAACAAGGGACGCGTCGGAGCCAGTACTAACGAGGTGGATGGAcatagagcctgttatacagtggagtaaatcagaaagagaaaacaaacatcgtatattaatgcatgtatgtggaatccagaaagatggtcctgatgaacctatttacagggcagcagtggagatgcagacataaagaacagacttatggacacagggtgaggaggagaggatgggacaaatggagagagtggcatggaaacacacacacactactgtacGCTGGACCGCCGGTGCTCGTCTGCTGtcagatgcattcctttttatagctccCTGTATGACTCGGGGAGCTCAGCTGTGCGTCTGTGGCAACCTACAGGGGCaggaggcgggagggaggctcaagagggagcagacgcatatatacctatggctgattcatgttaatgtatggacattttttttaattaatgaatagcaaaaaaaaaaaacaaaacaaagcctgtGAAAACACAGTAGAAAAACATTTGACGTAAGTCTAGATCAAATTACACCCaaccaagaaaaacattttctatgCTACAGACACCAAGAGTAAGAAAATACTGCTAATATAAATACATTTCCAAAAACctgtggaaaaacaaacaaaaggtgaCTTATCATGCAAGTTCTGTTACCACCATGAGCTTTGGAAGGCCATGGGTATGAAGACCTGGTTCTTGCTGCCATGTTCCCACCGTCCCCACTCTATACATGTGAAGGTCACAGCCGCACACTCCCACTTCCCACAAGCCTGCGCTGCTGCATTTCCAGGAAAGAGATCATCCCCATTGGGGTGTTCACTACTGCCTATGCGGTTCCAAGTTGTAGAGTCCTTCTAGCAAGTAAACATTTTCCTGGAGTTGAGACAGCTCCTTTTTTCAATTCACAAGACACCTGTAGCCTGGCTGAGCTGCCGCTGGCTCGCAGAGAGCTGCCTGTCAGCACCTGCAGAAAAGAAAAGGCCCAGCAACTGCTTCTCCAGGGTGCACGGCCAGAGGTCAGCATGACCCACGAGTCACTGCGCGTGGCCACCATCTAGGTACAGTCAAGAAATCACCACACTGAATTTGATATTAAGGAACTGTTAGTGATTTCTTTCTGTGATAATGATATCACGGTTGTGTTTTAGAAGTCTTTATCTTCTAAAGATACCCATTGCTGGATTTATAGATTAAATTTATGATGAgagggatttgcttcaaaatactcAGGGGTGAGAGAAGACGGGGGTAGGACACAGGTTAAACAGAATGGCCATGATGAGATAATGAGGCCATGAGTGTTCATCACATTCCTCTCACTGTGTGCTCAAAAAATTCCATAATGaaaacttgaaaaaagaaaaccatcagATCAACAAAACCAGAAGCTCCCAATGTCAACTTTAGCTCTATCCCAAACTCACAACCTAGAAAGTGGGTCCACCAATGAGGTCCTAACAGTGATACTTAAAACACAAAGAGGACATTTTTGCTGGAGATGATGGCAAAACTTCTTGGGTCAAAATCAGCCACAAGGATGGGGAATAAGAACTAGGACTCAGCCCTACCTAGAAACAGGCACCTGAGCCTTCCCTGCGGGATCGAAAAGGTGTGGAACAGGAACGAGGCTCACCTCTCTCGAGCCCGTCGATGTTCTGTGTGTAGAGCCGCAGAAGCAGCCCCTTCTCGTGCAGCAATCGGAGGAAGTAGTGAGTAGCATTGGGCCTATAGTTCCCAGGGTACAGCTTCTTGGCGAAAGTGAAAAATGGCTTGGGgtcatgaaagaaaaatgagagcTCAAAAATGGCCTCAGGGTAGGGGAGCTTGTACTGCTGGAGGATGCTGTAGTAGCCAACCCCTGGAGACCTGCAGAGAGAAGCGAGAGGCTCTGAGCCCTTCAAGAGACAGCAGGGAGTGGAGGGAGCTGTGGGAAGAGCTCTGGGAGTGCAAGGCACCTGAAGTCTGGGATGCCGCTGGGTGTGCTGATGCCGGCCCCCACCATGACCACCACCCTCTGGCAGGCTCTGGTCTTAATCAGCTCAGCGATGTCCTGCAGGAGAAACTTCTTCTGACTGTGGCCTCCACCTCCAGTGTCACTTGAGGCACCAGCAAAACAAGATATGGaccatcctccacctggaatACTGATAGAAAAGGAGAGCAGCCAGGTAACCGATGATAATCGAGCTGATGCCGGCAAGAATGAGCAATGTCTGACTTCCACCAGCCCCACCACTAAAAATGACTACACTTCCTTCCCGCCCCACAAACGACCATCTTTCTTATCGTGGGATAAAACAGAAACTCTGAAATCAAGATGTATTTGGGAGCAAAAATTTCAGGTTAATGGGAACTGTGCAATTCAGGAAAGTATCATTTCACAATTCCTGTTATCAAAAGCTAGTGAAGGCTCAAGCTAGAGCCAAGACACCTGGGGATGCTCTCTGCAGAGCCATACACCCTAACATAGAAAGGATGTGACAAATACTCAGTGACATTTAAAGCAAATTAAACATCTCAGACTTTACgccaaatattcagttcagtcacttagtcgcatccgactttttgtgaccccattgacttcagcacaccaggcttccctgtccatcaccaactcctggagcttgctcaaactcatgtccattgagtcggtgatgccattcaaccatctctgtcatccccttcccctcccaccttcaatctttcccagcatcagggtcttttcaaatgagtcagttctttgcatcaggtggccatagtattggagtttcagctacagcatcagtccttccaatgaatattcaggactgatttcctttaggattgaactggctggatctctttgcagtccaagggactctcaagagtcttctccaacaccacagttcaaaagcgccaattctttggcacttagctttctttacagttcaactctcacatccaaacatgactactggaaaaaccatagctttgactagacagatctttgtcggcaaagtaacatctctgctttttaatatgctgcctaggttggtcatagcttttcttccaaggaacaaacgtcttttaatttcatggctgcagtcacaatctgaagtgattttggagccccaaaaaagataaagtctctcactgtttccattgtttccccatctatttgctatgaagtgatgggaccagatgccatgatcttcgttttctgaatattgagctttaagccaactttttcactctcctctttcactttcatcaagaggctctttatttcttcttccctttctgtcataagggtggtatcatctgcatatctgaggttcttaatattcctcctggcaatcttgagtccagctagagtttcatccagcctggaatttcacatgatgtactctgcacataagttaaataagcagggtgacaatatacagccttgccgtactcctttcccaatttggaaccagtctgttgttccatgtccagttctaactgttgcttcttgacctgcatacagatttctcaggaggcaggtaaggtgggtctggtatttccatttctttaagaattttctacaagtttgttgtgatccacacagtcaaaggctttggcatagtcaataaagtagaagtaaatgttttcctggaactctcttgctttttcgatgatgatcaatcctctgccttctctaaatccagcttgaacatatggaagttcacatttcatgtactgttgaagcctggcttggagaattttgagcatcccattgctagcatgtgagatgagtacaattgtgcggtagtttgaacattctttggcattgcctttctttgggattggaatgaaaactgaccttttccagtcctgtggccactgctgagttttccaaatttgctggtattttgagtgaagcactttcacagcatcatcttttaggatctgaaatagttccattggaattccattgcctaccactagctttgttcgtagtgacggttcctaaggcccacttgacttcacattccaggatgtctggctctaggtgagtgatcacaccatccatcgtggttatctgggtcatgaagctcttttttgtatagttcttctgtgtattcttgccactgcttcttaatattttctgtttctgttaggtccataccatttctgtcctttactgtaccCATCTTTGCCAAATATTAACAGAATGTTAAGTAGGTTCAAGACACCATTCCAAAAAGAAACACTCATATCCTGACACCGAGGGATTCAAACTGCTGCAGAGCCTCCATCTTCTATGTTCGCAGCCATTCAGGAGGCTGCTCATTTTTTATAGCAGCCAAACATATGAAACAACCCAGGCAAGGCAAGAGCCGACTGGAGCTGGGGGTCACCCTACAAAACTCCAGGAGTCTCAGGTCATCTGCAGAAGCCAGGAACTGAGACACTCACAACACTAACTGTTTGGAGTATGAGATGGTTTTCCACAAGAGAAAAAGAGCAAAACACACAATAAAGATGCCACAGGCTTCGGAGAGGCATCAGGACTAAGAGGCTCCACAACCAGAAagaagacaaagacaacacaaaccgCACAACAGG is drawn from Bubalus kerabau isolate K-KA32 ecotype Philippines breed swamp buffalo chromosome 5, PCC_UOA_SB_1v2, whole genome shotgun sequence and contains these coding sequences:
- the SIRT3 gene encoding NAD-dependent protein deacetylase sirtuin-3, mitochondrial isoform X1; this encodes MALFRCSAVPALRFWGLRGARAWTRWPRIPGGGWSISCFAGASSDTGGGGHSQKKFLLQDIAELIKTRACQRVVVMVGAGISTPSGIPDFRSPGVGYYSILQQYKLPYPEAIFELSFFFHDPKPFFTFAKKLYPGNYRPNATHYFLRLLHEKGLLLRLYTQNIDGLERASGIPASKLVEAHGSLASATCTICRRPYPGEDFWADVMVDRVPRCPVCSGVTKPDIVFFGEPLPARFLLHLADFPMADLLLILGTSLEVEPFASLSDAVRSSVPRLLINRDLVGSLARNPRGRDVAQLGDVVHGVKRLVELLGWTDDIQDLIQRETGKFDGWDRL